CTTTGGGCTTCTTGCCCCGCAGGAACACCACCCCTACGAGCTCTGCCATCAGCGCCGAGACGACGGCCTGTTGCGTGGCCAGGCCGGTCAGGAGGAGGGAGTCCGGCTGCCCAAAGGCCAGCACGTCGCTCATCAGGTCGGATGCGTACACGTGCTGCACTGGCACATCCAGTCGCTCAGCCCCGACCAGCACCGTCGCCCCCAGAGCCTCCTTGACCTGCTTGAGCTGCAGCATGGGCCTCTCGTGCGCGAAACCACCCAGGGCCAACCGCCGCTGGAGGTGCTACAGGCTCCGCAGGCCAAGGTCATGGAGCCTGCCCGCCAGGGCGAAAGTCGACATCGACGTCCACAGGATGGGAATGCCGAACTTGCTGGCTAAGTCAATGGTCTCTTGTGGCACCTCTTTGCCGCTGGTCACCACTACTGCAGCTACGTCGACCAGATTGGCGGCCGGAACGATGCTCTTGTGCGTCTGCACCGTGAGCCAGAGGTCGCCCTGACGTGCCGAGGCCATGACATCACTCACCATGTCGGAGATGATCACCCCCTTGACCTCGCGGTGGGCAAAGGTGCTCATGGCACGCAAATCGAGCTTCTCCATCAAGTCCTTGGTAGTCATGCAGGTTCTCCTTGTAGCTGGCCGTCCCGTCGCTTCGCCTAAGAAAAAAGTGGCTTGCGTTCCCCAGGTGGTTCCTGGGAAAGCATGCCCACGTCGTGGAGGAACTCACCGCCACAACGAGAAAGGTCGGGGATGAGGGTAAACGGCACGACTTTGCGCGAGCGTGTCACGTCACGCCGCTGGTTGAAGTAATCGGTGAGGATGGACAGTTTCTGCTCGGCAGGCGGCCTGTGCAATGCTTGCGGCAGGAAGCCGAAGGCCACCACCAGCCACGTCCGCTCTTGCTCCAGAGCCCTCCGCTGCTGCTCCACCGGACAGTCTTCCATGCAGGCGGTGCAGTGCATCAACCCCATCAATTCGGAAAACCCTTCCACCTGCCCGCAGAGGGAGCACTGCAGGTCGAAGCGAAACGACTGCGCCGTCTCCACCCGACTCCAGAAGTGATCCTCTTCCCGATACTCCTCGCCCAGAGGCAGGGCGTCCTCTGCGGAGAAGTAGGTTCTGATCATGCCACAATGGAAGCACTTCTCGAAAGCGATCAGCCCGAAGCGGACGTGGGCCATCTGCCAGCGGTGTGTACAGGTTGCCATGGTCGCCTGCTCCTGTCTGCTGCGTGCGTTTCTGCTTGGCGGTCTCCTGCACGGTGCTTTTTGGAGGTAATCATAATCATCTGGGAACGCGGGGGCACACAGCGGAAAAAGGGGAGGGGATAGACCACGTAGGGGTGCACTGCGGCCTCTGGGAGGAAGCCTGAGAACCCGCAGGGGCTCCAGAGAGCAAGGGCCTGCCGCAGTTCCCCGCCGTGGCTGCCCCCAGCGCGAAGGGCCGGCTCGGCTCTTCCGGAGCGGCTCTGGCCCCCTCCCGCGCCTCGTCACCCAATTGCTGCTCGGCAGCCCTACTCGAGCACGGTCATCTTTTTCACCGCTGCCAGTCCCTCGGTGGTCAGCCGGCACAAATACACCCCAGCCGGCACCGCCCCTGCATCCCATTCCACCTTGTGCCGCCCCGCAGAGAGGCGCGCAGAGACCAGCACCGCAACCTCCCTGCCCAACACATCGCACACCACCAGCCTGACAAGACCTGCGTGCGGCAGAGAGAATTCGATGGTCGTCGCCGGGTTGAACGGGTTCGGATAGTTCTGCGCAAGACTGAACTGCGTCGGCAAGTCGGTGGACCTGTCTTCGGCGGGCACTGACGTAATCATCTCCGACAACGGTCGTCTCCAGACGCCGCCACCCGGAGTCCCGGCAAAGAGATTCGTGCCGCCTGCCCCCTTGGGGGAGACCGCAAGAGCAGAAACAACGCCGCCGTAGGGACCGCTGGTCTGGACCCATTGGGCGTGCAAGGAAACGCCGGCGGCGCACAGGCAAGAGGCCGCCAAGAGGAATTCCCCGCAGCGGGCAGGTCGGAAAATGTTTTTCATCTGTTCCTCCCATGAACGCACGTTTTTGTTAGGTTTTTGGTCATGTAGTAGCAATCGGTAGCACTCCCCTTGAGGGGTAGAGACCGTCCCTTAGGGGGCTTAGTGACGATCCTCCCGTTGGTGCCGGCTATCCTACGGCACACGCCGTTAGCTCTGCTGGGGGTCCTCGGCTTCCCAATGTCTTCAAGTTATGGACTCCAGTCGCGGAACGCCAATGGAGCCGCCACTACACAAGGAGACTCAGGACAGCGGCACCTGCACCTTGCCCTTGGCGCCGCGCGGTTCGCCGGGGGGTGCACGGACTTGCGATCGAAAGAAATGCACACGTGTCGACACCGTTCTTGCGGGACCATGCAGAGATCAGCTCAGACCTCCGGGCGGTTAACCAACCGCATTCGCTCGGCCGCGAACACCTTGCGGAGATTACCTCTTCATGCACCTGGAAGCTCCATGAATGCCAGTGGCAGAGCCATAACCATCACGGCAAGCGAGTAGCGCTGCCCATCGCTCCTTTCTGCCCTGTTCCTCCACTGTCCCGCGGGCCTGAAAATGCCCACCTTCCTGCGCAAATGCGCGTGAGGAGCCTGTTAATTTATCCCACCATCCCCACGCGCGGCGTACAACGTGCTGCGCGTTGACGCCGTGCGCTTTGCCGCCTATCAATAAATCAATTCTTTCCGCGGCAAACGGCCCGGGGCGAACCCGCATTTCCCCTCAACACATGTGAGCGTCCTAACCACGCCTGTTGGCTGCAGTTGCCCGCCTGCGGGCCGAAACGGCGCCCTTCGTGCAGGCCCGTTATCTCGGCAAAATGAGTTTCTTTGTTGCAGCGAATGTACCAGCTTCCAAGCGACAAAGGTAAACGCCGCTTGGAAGGTTTACAGCATGCCATTGCCGCCTGTACGTTCCTGCAGACAACCCTTCTGAAGCCAATGTTGCTGTTTCTCTTCCCAAAGCATCAAATACTTTCAGCGATACAAACGACTTGGCGGGAAGACTAAAGGAGATAACCGTCGCTGAATTGAACGGGTTTGGATGGTTCTGCTCAAGAGTAAAGAGGCCCACCACTGCTCCAGAGGGATCTGCGCCTGGCACCCGGATCATCTCCGACAGGGGTCGCTTCCAGACGCCGCCACCCTCGGTCTCCGCACACAGAGTCGGAGCCTCTATCGCCGGCGCGGATACGTAGAGGTTGGTCACACCGGTGTTGGCCGCGTTCCAGTACGCGCTCCCGTCGGTGGTCTTGAATATCCCCCGCCATTTGTGCCGGCGTAGACAGTGGTGGGCGTCTGCGGGGCAATGGTGAGACAAAGGATTTTGCTATTGGTGAGGCCGTTGTTGGCCTGGTTCCGGTACGCGCCCCCGTTTGTGCTCTTGAATACCCCGACACCATAGGTCCCCAGAAACACCGTGGCCGGCGTCTGCGGGTCAACGGCCGGCGCGCGCACTTTGTTGGAATAGAGATAGACCAGGTCGCCGTTGATCTGGCTCCAATGCGCGCCAGCGTCTGTGCTCTTGTATACGCCGTACTTCCAGGTCCCGGCGTAGAGGGTAGTCGGCCTCTGGGGGTCGATCGCCAAGGCGTAGACGGTCGCCAATTCAGGGCCCAGGCAGACCCAGCCATCGCTGGCAGCAGAGGCTAAAGCCAGCCCGCCATGCCCGATGGTCAGGCACAGCAGGGCAATGAGCGCCACTTGTTCTCCCTTGCATGTCATCGTACACCTCCTTAGCTGGTCAGGCGTTACTGCACTCGCGCGGCCCGTCGCCTACCCACTTACCGTAAAGGAGGCGGCCTGGGCCAAAACTGCGCCTCTCGCCCAAGGAGATGCTACCCGCTACTTCCTGGGTTGATGCATCATTGCTTGCTGCTGTCCGTGGCTCGCCAATGCCCTGGACCTTCGACAAACACGGTGAAGCAGTCGCGGGGCCAAAGCAGCCAGGACAGGCACTTCGGCCGGC
This portion of the candidate division KSB1 bacterium genome encodes:
- a CDS encoding DRTGG domain-containing protein; protein product: MTTKDLMEKLDLRAMSTFAHREVKGVIISDMVSDVMASARQGDLWLTVQTHKSIVPAANLVDVAAVVVTSGKEVPQETIDLASKFGIPILWTSMSTFALAGRLHDLGLRSL
- a CDS encoding T9SS type A sorting domain-containing protein — protein: MKNIFRPARCGEFLLAASCLCAAGVSLHAQWVQTSGPYGGVVSALAVSPKGAGGTNLFAGTPGGGVWRRPLSEMITSVPAEDRSTDLPTQFSLAQNYPNPFNPATTIEFSLPHAGLVRLVVCDVLGREVAVLVSARLSAGRHKVEWDAGAVPAGVYLCRLTTEGLAAVKKMTVLE